Genomic window (Cucumis sativus cultivar 9930 chromosome 2, Cucumber_9930_V3, whole genome shotgun sequence):
AGGGTGGAAAGGACAGAAAATAATAgccaaatcacaaaaatagcaaatagaATCGAGGCAGTCTATTGTAAatctacaaaataataataataataacaacaacaaataaataaatagagatgGACTGcttcaaagagaaaaattcattttagaaCTTCTCAAGAGTTGAGAttcctttaaaaaaactataacagATCAAATCAAAGAACCAAACCTACGTGTATAGAGCTTCTCTAGTAAATAAACATATGGCAGCTATTTTGTAAGTATGGTGATCAAATGTTTAAAACTCTTTCAAAAACCAATGATTTTTGTCAGAGGTGCttggtgaaaaaaataaaatgggaaAAATTAGCATTAATTGGCCTCAATTGGATGAACCTACGCTTCTACAATATTCTGCAAGACTTGATTTTAAGAGGGAGGTCTAGCCTTTTCTTTACCTTAGGCTTCCTCTAGGGGTTATCCTAAAAGAACCTCCTTCTAGCAGcgtattattgataaattccAGAAGAAAATCAATAGATGGAAAGGGTTCACACCCTTATGGGGAGCCCGCCTTGTATTGTAATTCATTGTCACCAATCTCCCAATCTATTATATGTCTATTTTCCTCATGTCTTCTATAGTCAGCTTGTAATTTGTAACGATCTGACTTTCTTAGAAGAGACCTTGGGTGTTACTATACATCCAAGGATTGgaaaaacataaactttaaCAATGTTTATAAAGAACCACAAGTTCGCCAATGCTTtatcaaacataaaaacaaagaacttATTTGAGATCACTTTGACACAATAAtttaaaccaaacaaaattttaaatgttttgattttattcaaGGCTAGCTCTTGCATTCTTAAATAGTTCGACGAGAACAACAAAAACACCTCAGTGATGCGGAAGCTCATGACTAATCTGTCCCCATGGCCAGTATGGCAATCTCCTGTCAACGGCCTCGAGCGTCCTTACCTTACCTGGGAGACAAACAAAGTGGAAAGGGTGACCACCACAAAAGTACTCACTAAGTGCCCCTGACAAAGTCCACCATGCACATTTCTATCACACAGAGACGTCATGCACAATAGATTGCAAATGAGAAGCATAAAAGGAACAGATTATAAGCTTATAAGCTATATGTTATGACACCCACGTCACGCAGATACGATGTACATAACTCTTAGCATATAACGCTTTATGAGATACAACACCTATGTCACTCAGATACGTCACACAGATACGATGTATGTAACTCATGACCCACACAGAGCTCGTGTCATGCATATTTGCATTACACAAACCCGTCAAACATATCGTCAATGTACATGACACgcttacaaaaaaatatcaaacataCATAACAGTATCACAATAAGTTAACATATCGACACTAAGTCAGAAAACAGTGCTATCGACGGCTCTAAATCTCATCATTAGAGAAACACTTACCACAATTTGAAACCAGAAGCTATCGTGGTAAATTTTCTTTGGCTTCCAGAAACCATGATTAAGATGTTTAAACACTtgcccaaaaaaaaattatccaaaaCACCTAATTTCCAACTAAATAAAGTTCAAACCTAAGGCAAACGCAAAAATTAAGACCCAATAAACCAAGTTATAGCAAGCCATATGACTATAAGGCCTTAACACTCACCGAAATGACATCAAAACATCATTAAATCCACTAGAAAGCCGCTATAATCTACACTGAACTCTGAATCTATCCTTGAAACACCATGGgcaaattcttttaagtcaaACCATACTACCAAACATCAAGATCGGATCGAAAATACCCATAGATCACAACAAACTTACTCTGATTGAACGCTGCCCGAAAACTCCGCAACACCCAATGGCGGCTGTCACCAAAACCGGCGGCGCTGATCTCGAAAGAGAGCAAGAAAGAAATCCgggtagagagagagagagagagaggaaaccAAACTCCCACACTCTCCTACCGGCGGCGATCTGGGAGAAGCTAAGGATGGCGGCGTTAGAGAGAAGGAAGTAAGCGGTGGCTTCGGCGTCGGCGGTGGCGTGGAAGTCGGAGGTGGGTCTTGGGTGGCCGGTCTGGTGGGAGGAAGAAAACGAAAAACGAAGGTGgagtagagagagaaagaagaggatGAATGAGAAGCTGCggcaattttcaaattttaattaaaaataaatcaaataaacaaaacaaaacaaaagacaaaggctgactttttttttatcattttttctttggtcAAACCCTAAGTTTGACCAgtcaacattcaaattcttttcaatttctcttttaattcaTACTTTCCTAAACTCAATCTAAATTAAACCCATCCATTTCTCAATGTCCACTTTACTTACTTACTAAATCCAAACAATCATATTTGGTAttgtttaaatgttttaaaaatccaCATGCACAATAGATTCAAGTTAACATTACTACCCTAAACCCTGTTTTGAATGTCTCAAGGTTGCTTCAAGTTAAGTGGCAGAGTTTAACTTTGGGAGGATTTTGCTGAGAGGACTAGTAATAGTTTCCCATATAGTTTACTATTCCTATATTCTTACAACTTTCTCATCACCTCCCATATTCAATGCtccaaatgtttttttatcaCCACTTGTcgtaaaacatatttattttagttgacATGCGGAGAATCTCATACTATCAttctcaatttattttgagatgaaacctCATATTGTCACATGTAGTATCATAGCTTATAAAGCTCAAACGGGTTTGTCAgttcaaaatgaagaaaaaggcATTATCTTAAAGGGACATGTTGAGATACCGAGAATTTTCACTCATATTAAATAGACGAGTTACTCATCTTTTTCATTGTTAATTGGTTTTAGAATGAAATCACATACCATCAAATATCATATATCATTCATTTCCACGGAGGAAGTTGAAAATCaatatatcatcaaagaaCAACGACATAtgagtcttttaaaaaagaaagtaattatCTATACTCATATGGTCTCATGTCTATACTTTTTAGGGATGATGACATGTTTCCACGAGtgatctaatttttttaaaaattccgAGCACTCGAAAACAGtaagtacaaaataattataacctTAACTATGCTATTAAACTGCTTATtgactattttaaaaataaagatagatatttaatttgtttttaaaaaaacacatgtTGAATGAAGTCTATTAAACTGCTTATTAGTCTCTCTTAATaaattgtgaaatttttttacaataatttaaccACCTTcgataaaacaaactttaaaagaaaatacaggaatcaaattaaaacagCGTTTTAATCTAGATTTTAGTACTCTACACAATTAACAACTCGGTCTGTTGTTGACCTCTTCCACTTTTATGGCTATGATATCAAAATAAGAACAAGTCATACCATACCTTGTTgaatgaagggaaaaaaacagagaatACTCTCGTTAAAAGTAGTACAATCACAGAATCAAAGTATTCCACTCACCCAAGTGAAAAAAGGGAACTTACAATTTGTGTAAGGTTAGAACATCtgaacataaaagaaaaacaaaacctgaaaaacaataattcgTCCAATTCCTCCCCCAATGATTAATGACTAATGAACATAGCAAAAATGCGTTGGTAAGGATTTTTCTGTTTTACAGTGGCTGGAGTTCTTGCTCTGGAACTGCTGCATTGACTGGCTTGTATGAATTGATGGCTTGTTGTCTACTTCTCAAAACAAACCATGCTCCCAATGCAGACAGCCCAAGAATAAAGATGACAACAATAACTAAACCCACCAGAACATAGAGTCGTTTCCACATTGATCTAAACCATATAAAAGAGATTGGATTATATTAAGGCTATGCAACATTAATAACTAAGAACGTAGTATGAAAAGTAACATATGTATGGCTGCATTACAATTTTAGTCCCTTTGgttgtgtttatttaatcCTATGGTTAAGGTTAAGAAGGGCCAAACCATTGATATCATTGTTTAAATGCAAGTGGACcagttgataaaataaaaccaagtgtaaaagaaaaatcagtttagattttattatgCTTGCTCGCTTGGTTGAGTTTTGTATGGAAAGGTTAATGACATTTCATTTCCAAGAATCTCAACGAGTTTTCGAAACAGTGAAAGCTAAATTGAGAAAATCTCTAAGGCAAGAGCCAAACAATCAGAGCAAATCTAGCCCACTCATCATTACTTTGTCTAGTTGGCTTATGTCCACGACAGGAACTTCTTAgaataaaaagtcaaaattttaagaacgtgattgaaaacttttgaagtttaaaactaaatagaCAACTAATAACCACCAAGGTTTATTAACTAAATTGGTAATTTAACatctatatataattacagTACTTACCTTTCCATTGGAGGTTCAACATTCCATCGAACGACCTGGTAACTTCCAAATGTAGGAGGTAGCTGCATGTGATGCTCAACGATCTTGGAAATTATCGTCTGCCAGaggaaaacaatattttaaaggGACGCTTCATGCTTGTGAATTTACGGTTGTTATGTAGTCTACAGTTGCAGGCATGTTCACTTACATTGGCAGTCGCATGTGAGAAAATTTCTGAAGATCCATAAGGGAGTATGGCCAACTGAATAAGTGAATCATTTCCTCTCATggtaaaattcaaaataatgacCTGAAACAAAGGTTAGAAATGATATGCTGCACAACTCGAAGATTAAGAAAAGAATGAGAGAGATATCTCTCAGGgtaaatcataaatttagaCTGGCTTTTGCTTGGTGTATCTATTTATTCTTCCTTAAACATTAATACActtacatacatatatatacatatacatcgATAAGAAATGAGACAATAAATATACAACAAGGCAAATTTCAACAGTCACCTCCCACTGATGTTGTAAACTCAACTAAACTATGATGTGATGTATCAATTGAACCAATGTTGGTTCATTTGGCATGACAAGGTATGATAGTAGTCTAAATCCTTCATTGTTTATCCAATAGTTATGACGTCAATAGTTAGTTAAGAGTCAACTGATTATACAAACTAGTTAGAACCATAATTCAAAGCTCAACGACTTTTAAAGGCTAGGGAACAAATAGGCACAAGAATGGACTAAATTTATGATATAActtatttgttaattgttattacaatagttattattaaatactgcaaaagaattttcaatatCCCCGATAGGTCGTATGACTAACCTGCGAATGACTAACATTTAACTCTTGAGCAATATGATCAGAAAGTTCTGTAATATGAGGCTCCAGATCTGTGTAGCTTTTGTTCAACAAGATCGCAAATGTGATACGTCCAATCTGGAGCTCTCCTGCACGTAATACAAAAGGAAACACTTAACAAAGAGGCCTTTAATAAATCCTtgaatcacattttttttccattgcTCTTTTGCAATGGCCATTTGAGCTGATATCTTCAGCGTCTTCAATTGCAATTCCATTACCCATTTTGCATCTTTGGCCTGGATTAGATTGATTCTTATGGATCATCCCTTCAAAGATGACAAGGCAGTGATTTGGTCCAGCATCATATGTccaattttatcaaaagatTTAGGAGGAAGGAAATTATCCGATCTTCAACAGCTCGAGATCATGTAAAGACATCTTTGATTCatctatttttaatgtttttttttgtgtaaacATTTATCGCCCCTTAAGAACCATAACCTCAGCTACCTTGCCGTTTGATTGGGCTATTTTGTAAGTCCTTTGGActatttcattcatcaattaaattgtttcttatccaaaaaagaaacaaacagaCAAATCTTTAAGGTAGAGACTGCCAcagataataatttttttgaaataatcatCTTATgaaattttcctttcaaaatgATCTATACTGTTTATAGTCATTCCGATAAATGATTTCCATAATGCTGGTTATGTAATTTTCTTCACCCAGCAGTTCTTTTACACATGAGCCTATGTGTTAAAGTAgactaaaatgttaaaaaaccAATACTCGTGCCACAAATTCCCGTAGATCCTCAATTGTCATCATGACATGAAGGATGAGATAACGCCATAActacttttcaaataaattaagttCAAACGATTACATGGacatataatgaaaagaaaattataaaagaaccAACTGATATGCCGTCAAGCTTCTGTACTCGCATAAAACTATAAAAGCAAACACAAACCTTGAAATTAACTATACCTGGGATCGTATAATGTGGTCTCTCACTTGGAGCTGATGCAGGTGCAATATCTGAATCGTGAGATTTAGTTGAAACTGAAGGACCATCGGCATTATCATCCGAAATGCGAAGCCTTTCCCATAACTCAGAACAGTTGGTTTTCCAAAATCCAATTTTTGAATTTGCTCGGTCATACATCACCAAAGTGTTGCGGACAACGATTCCTATATCAAAAAAACAGTCGTGCTAAAATGTGATAtgtttctaaataaaaaaaaaattaggctTGCGGGAACATCATATGAACTATGAAAAAACGCACCTCCTAGAAGAGTGGTTTGATCATTTCCATTCTCAAAAATTCCCAGACAATATGCACCGTGCACCTTCGAGTGCTGAATTAATGATTCAGAAAATTCAAGTCAAGTAGAAGACATTAAATTTCTAGTTTAGTAATTCCACAAACTTTTACAACCATTATATCtagtgaaaaaataataataacaaaaggaggcttaaaattaaacaaatagaTAACTAACTAAAAATCAACTCAAGAttctcatttttgttaatgaggcatatattattattacccTTACCCCACATATAATCCCATGTAAACAGACACGGATTCACAAAGTAATCAAGAGAAATCCTTACCCGGAAAAAGTAATTTTCTGGTGTTAGAGACAATTTTTGGCCATTTTCGAATACCATGTCAACTGTCggaaatttgtttgataattcAGCAGCATCACTAACATAAAGTAACGAATTAATTACTCATTGTTGTAAATTACTTTAGAATTGACAACGTATTAGCTAACCATACCTTCCAGCACCAGAGAAAcatatatctttaaaatttgggtCAGGACCATCAATCTTCTTCAAAGAATGAATCTCATCCATAATCtgaaggattttttttaagaaaataataattaattaatcgaTTGTccattctaaaacaaaaatgttaaaaacaGGATCCAGATAGTTAACAAGTAATGATCACATttgcaaaagaagaaatgtaTTACAGTTGATCTCGAGACACCATATGGCAAAGAAGACATACAAGGCAATGGAATAGAGGgagcaagaaaaaaaagacggGGGTTATAGGCCTGGTCAGGATATAACTACTTCAGGAACTCTCTTCATTTCATTCTGTTCCTTTCTCCATTTCATTGTATAGATAAAGTT
Coding sequences:
- the LOC101212667 gene encoding aspartic proteinase CDR1, yielding MAKSPFLVAAILLHIFLSADPISPNPLLSPSHRAMVLPLYLSSPNSSKFISNPHRRLRQFPTSDNLSNARMRLYDDLLLNGYYTTRLWIGTPPQQFALIVDTGSTVTYVPCSTCEQCGRHQDPKFDPESSSTYKPIKCNIDCICDSDGVQCVYERQYAEMSTSSGVLGEDVISFGNQSELIPQRAVFGCENMETGDLFSQRADGIMGLGTGDLSLVDQLVEKGAINDSFSLCYGGMDIGGGAMVLGGISPPSDMIFTYSDPVRSPYYNVDLKEIHVAGKKLPLSSGIFDGRYGAVLDSGTTYAYLPAEAFSAFKDAIMDEIHSLKKIDGPDPNFKDICFSGAGSDAAELSNKFPTVDMVFENGQKLSLTPENYFFRHSKVHGAYCLGIFENGNDQTTLLGGIVVRNTLVMYDRANSKIGFWKTNCSELWERLRISDDNADGPSVSTKSHDSDIAPASAPSERPHYTIPGELQIGRITFAILLNKSYTDLEPHITELSDHIAQELNVSHSQVIILNFTMRGNDSLIQLAILPYGSSEIFSHATANTIISKIVEHHMQLPPTFGSYQVVRWNVEPPMERSMWKRLYVLVGLVIVVIFILGLSALGAWFVLRSRQQAINSYKPVNAAVPEQELQPL